A genomic stretch from Tistrella mobilis includes:
- a CDS encoding carbohydrate ABC transporter permease — protein MEKTWNNKAWFMVLPVLVLVAFSAVIPLMTVVNYSVQDTFGNNQFFWAGTEWFKDILQSPRFWDSMFRNLGFSLLILAIEVPLGILIALNMPKKGWGVPFCLVTMALPLLVPWNVVGTIWQVFGRGDIGLLGHTLESLGIPYNYVQDPLSAWITVVVMDVWHWTSLVVLLCYAGLVSIPDAYYQAAKIDGASRWAVFKYIQLPKMHRVLLIAVLLRFMDSFMIYTEPFVVTGGGPGNSTTFMSIDLVKMAIGQFDLGPAAAMSLVYFLIILLLSWVFYTVMTNYDART, from the coding sequence ATGGAAAAGACCTGGAACAACAAGGCCTGGTTCATGGTGCTGCCGGTGCTGGTGCTGGTGGCCTTCTCGGCGGTGATCCCGCTGATGACCGTGGTCAATTATTCGGTGCAGGACACGTTCGGCAACAACCAGTTCTTCTGGGCCGGCACCGAATGGTTCAAGGACATCCTGCAGTCGCCGCGCTTCTGGGATTCGATGTTCCGGAACCTCGGCTTTTCGCTGCTGATCCTGGCGATCGAGGTGCCGCTCGGCATCCTGATCGCGCTCAACATGCCCAAGAAGGGCTGGGGCGTGCCGTTCTGCCTGGTCACCATGGCCCTGCCGCTGCTGGTGCCGTGGAACGTGGTCGGCACCATCTGGCAGGTCTTCGGCCGCGGCGATATCGGCCTTCTGGGCCATACGCTGGAATCGCTCGGCATCCCCTACAACTATGTGCAGGATCCGCTGTCGGCCTGGATCACCGTGGTGGTGATGGATGTCTGGCACTGGACCAGCCTGGTGGTGCTGCTGTGCTATGCCGGCCTGGTCTCGATCCCCGACGCCTATTACCAGGCGGCCAAGATCGACGGGGCCTCGCGCTGGGCGGTGTTCAAATACATCCAGCTGCCCAAGATGCATCGCGTGCTGCTGATCGCCGTGCTGCTGCGCTTCATGGACAGCTTCATGATCTACACCGAACCCTTCGTCGTGACCGGCGGCGGCCCGGGCAATTCGACGACCTTCATGTCGATCGACCTGGTGAAGATGGCGATCGGGCAGTTCGACCTCGGCCCCGCGGCGGCGATGTCGCTGGTCTACTTCCTGATCATCCTGCTGCTGTCGTGGGTGTTCTACACCGTCATGACCAATTACGACGCGAGGACGTGA